In the Psychromicrobium lacuslunae genome, TGTCGAATAGCAGTGCGGCCAATGTGCATGAAATCAGTTTCAGCCCGGACTCTAAATGGTTGCTCTGGTCCGAGTACACCGGAGCCGACTCAGGGCGGAGCAAGCTGCGGCTGGCTGCTGTGGAAGCCGCTGAGCAAGCCATTCTCGATCTCACTGACGGTCGATTTAGCGATTTCTCTGCCAGCTTCACCCCGGACGGTAAGTTTGTTTCCTTCCTCTCCCGGCGCAGCTTCGATCCGGTCTATGACACTCAAAGCTTTGACCTGGCCTTCCCCAGCGCGATTAAGCCTTATTTGCTGGCGCTCGCGGCAACCACACCCTCACCCTTCGGGCCATCCGCTGATGGTACGCCGGTGGTTGGGGAACCCGCCGCTGACGATGAGTCAGCAACAGATAAGGGCAAAGACGGGGCGGTTCAGCTCGTAGTTGACCCCGAGGGGATTGCTGATCGGCTGATCGCGGTTCCGGTAGCGCAGGGCAATTACGATGAGTTGCGTTCCGTCGAAGGGGCCTTGCTCTGGCTCAACCGAGACTTAGAAGGCGAAACCGGTGACGGTCGGGCTAGCATTTCCGACGACGCTGGTGCGAAGCGGCTGGAGCGGTTTGCCTTCGATAGCCGCGAGGTCAGCGTACTGGTGGACGATCTCGACAGCTATCTACTCAGCGGAGATGGTAAACGCATTGTGGTCATTAAGGCCGGCAAAGTCACGGTGGTCCCCAGCGATAAGAAGGCCGAAGAGAAGTCGCAGGACAAAGTCTCGGTTGACCTCAGCCGGGTCCGGGTACAGCTGGACCCGGTCAAGGTCTGGGGGCAGGCCTTTGATGAGGCCTGGCGCTTACAACGAGATTTCTTCTGGACCGAGGATCTGGCCGGGCTCGACTGGACTGGCGTTTACGATACTTACCGGCCAATTGTCGAGCGTTTGGGTAGCTACGATGATCTGGTCGATCTGCTCTGGGAAATGCACGGTGAACTTGGTACCTCGCACGCCTATGTGCGGGCTGAGGCGACGAGCGAGCCTGGCAGCGCCGCTCAAGGGCGGCTGGGCGCCACCCTTAGCCACACCCCCCAGGGCTGGCAGGTGCAGAGCATCCTGCCGGGCGAGTCCTCGGATGCGCAGGCTCGCTCGCCGCTCACTGCGCCGGGCAGCAATGTTCGGGTCGGTGACCTACTGCTTGCCATTAATGGCACTCCCATACAGCAGTCCGGTCCTGAGCCGCTCTTGGCGGGCACTGCCGAAAAGGTTGTTGAACTCACGGTTGTCAACGGTGAGGGGCATCCGGGTGCCGTCGGTGAAAGCCGCCGAGTGGCCATTGTGCCGATCAAGGACGAAGGTAGATTGCGCTATCAGGATTGGGTGGCGAGGAACCGGAAACTGGTGCGGCAGGCTTCCGAAGGACGATTCGGCTACTTACACGTGCCGGATATGATGGCGGTCGGCTGGGCTCAGCTGCACCGCGATCTGGATAGCGAGACCGGCCTCGACGCGTTGATCGTCGACGTTCGACACAACCGTGGTGGTCACACCTCGCAATTGGTCGCCGAGTTGATCGGGCGGAAAGTTACCGCCTGGAACCGGGCACGAGGCGTGCAGGACACCACCTATCCGGCGCATGCTCCGCGTGGCCCGGTGGTCATCTTGACCGACGAGTTCGCTGGTTCGGACGGCGATATCATCACTCAGGTCTCCAAGCTACGCGGCATCGGCCCAGTGATCGGTACCAGAACTTGGGGTGGCGTGGTCGGCATCGACGGCCGCTTCGAGCTAGCCGATGGCACCGGAGTCACCCAGCCTCGCTACGCCTTCTGGTTCACCGGTGGTGTCGGTTGGGGCGTGGAAAACTACGGTGTCGATCCGGATATCGAGGTGACCTTCCCGCCGCACGCCTATGGGGCGGGCGAAGACCCGCAACTGGAGTACGGTCTTGGTGTGCTGAGCGAGATGCTGAGCGAAATCCCCACCGATCGTGCTCCCGAGCATGCCGGGTATCGCAATCTCAAACCGGGCAGTCTGCCGCCGCGTCCGCAGGCCGATTAGCCCTGAGGTAGCCGTGGAGCCGTCCCCTTGAGGGGGACGGCTCCACGGCTAGTTACTACCAGTAACGCCAACTCGGCCCCTCAGCCGAGCGAGCGGCCAGCTGACTAGGCTTCTAAACTTGCTTCCAGAGTGATGGTGGTGCCGGTGAGAGCAGCAGAAACCGGGCAACCGGTCTTAGCCCCCTCAGCGATGCGCTGGAAATCTTCTTCGCTCAGACCGGGTACCTTGGCCCGCAAAGTGAGCTTAATTCCGGTGATTCCCTCGCCGGGCTGGAAGGTGACGTCTGCCGAGGTGTTCACGGTCTCCGGAGTTTTTCCCTCTTCGCCGAGCGCATGGCTAAAAGCCATTGAGAAGCAGGCGGAGTGAGCTGCTGCGATCAATTCCTCCGGGCTGGTCTTGCCCTCTGCTTGTTCGGCCCGGGCCTTCCAGGTCACGTCATAGGTGCCTAAGCCGGAGCTATCCAGAGTGACCTGGCCACTGCCGGTGGGGAGATTTCCCTGCCAAACGGTATGTGCTGAACGAACTGTCGCCATAATGCTGCTCTCCTTGAGTGGGGGATTCTGCTACTGAACCATCCTAGGCAGAATCCGTCGCTTGCTACCATGTCGCTATGGTCAAACTTTCCTCCATCACGGTGAATGCTCATCAGCCGCAACGCCTCGCCGAGTTCTGGTCTGAGTTCTTAGAAACCGACGTGGCTTTCGAACACGAGGGATTTATCTGGCTGAAGCCGACCGAAGGCCAAACTCGCTTAGCATTCCAGCAGATCGATCAGCCCACTGAAGGGCGTCGCCGCCTGCATTTGGACCTCACTAGCGAGGATCCGGAAGCAGAGCTGGCCCGCGCCCTGAGCTTGGGCGCGAGCCAGTTGGAGGATCATTGGGCCGGATCATTTCACTGGGTGGTCTTGGCCGACCCGGAAGGCAACGAATTTTGTATTTCAGCGGCCGAATGACTAACTTTTGACCGAAGCGTCGCTTGGACAAGAGGCTTTAGTGCCAGAGCGTTGCCACGCCGATGTTGATCAGGGCCATGCCGCCGACGGCATGAGCCAGACCGGTCGAGACCGGTTCACCCTTCTTCGCTTTGCGGTAGCCAATAATCGCGGGCACCGCCACGAGCAAGGCAATCACCAGCTTAACGGTGATTTTAATGTAGTTCAGTGGGTCGTGGTTGGCTCCGGCGAGGCCTACTAAGGCTAGGCCGGTAACTAGTTGGGCAATCGCGCCCCAGAGCTGGATCGGCAGCACAGTGGGCTTTTTGAAGGTGGCGAACCAGCCTCCGACGACGGCCGCGGCGCCGAGGATGTGAAGGAAAATCAGCAAATATTTGAGGAAGTCCATGTGATTATTCTACGGTACGTAGAAGGTTTTTGGTGACAGGTCGTCCATAAAATTGATTGCTTTTGATGATTATTCGCTGGGCTGAGCAAAAATAGGGTGGTGGGCTAGTCATGGAGTGACTAGCCCACCACGCTATAGCGTCAGCTGAGTGCGTGCCTCGGAGCTACGAGACGAAGATCGCCTTCGCCGGCCCCCAGTTTCCATCAGCGTCCTTGGTGCG is a window encoding:
- a CDS encoding S41 family peptidase, whose amino-acid sequence is MSAENSQYLRFPHLHGDLLTFVAEDDVWVAPLSGGRAWRVSSLGLPAKNPRFSPDGSRLFWTVVQGTAPELVSAAVDGGDFRQHTWFGSLSTKFRGFTPDGSAMVASSFEQPHSSHTFGYAVSPLDGSRRVLPYGPVDTVAYGPVVGDEKPVVLSSVYSREPAWWKRYRGGTAGKLWIDRDGSGEFSRLVPELDGNLVDPMWIGDRIAFLSDHEGYGNLYSVKPNGKKLRRHTDHEGFYVRHAATDGERVVYESAGNLFLLDGLDAEPVQLSITLGSASTGRRKRPLNVSKHLNEVRPDATGRASLLETHGTVHLLTHRDGPSRSIVSVPGVRARLPRLLGADRVIYLADHGGEEALYLKPLLPAAVSKQQVANPTPADPGQSNKDQPSEESGDLPKPVSAISSIDRGAKANSVSQPIADQQAAGVASDVQSAAQAAKASVELTSADDSAEQRFDFPARTRVAALETSPDGRFAAVGTEYGVVYLLNLETAELRELSNSSAANVHEISFSPDSKWLLWSEYTGADSGRSKLRLAAVEAAEQAILDLTDGRFSDFSASFTPDGKFVSFLSRRSFDPVYDTQSFDLAFPSAIKPYLLALAATTPSPFGPSADGTPVVGEPAADDESATDKGKDGAVQLVVDPEGIADRLIAVPVAQGNYDELRSVEGALLWLNRDLEGETGDGRASISDDAGAKRLERFAFDSREVSVLVDDLDSYLLSGDGKRIVVIKAGKVTVVPSDKKAEEKSQDKVSVDLSRVRVQLDPVKVWGQAFDEAWRLQRDFFWTEDLAGLDWTGVYDTYRPIVERLGSYDDLVDLLWEMHGELGTSHAYVRAEATSEPGSAAQGRLGATLSHTPQGWQVQSILPGESSDAQARSPLTAPGSNVRVGDLLLAINGTPIQQSGPEPLLAGTAEKVVELTVVNGEGHPGAVGESRRVAIVPIKDEGRLRYQDWVARNRKLVRQASEGRFGYLHVPDMMAVGWAQLHRDLDSETGLDALIVDVRHNRGGHTSQLVAELIGRKVTAWNRARGVQDTTYPAHAPRGPVVILTDEFAGSDGDIITQVSKLRGIGPVIGTRTWGGVVGIDGRFELADGTGVTQPRYAFWFTGGVGWGVENYGVDPDIEVTFPPHAYGAGEDPQLEYGLGVLSEMLSEIPTDRAPEHAGYRNLKPGSLPPRPQAD
- a CDS encoding OsmC family protein, which gives rise to MATVRSAHTVWQGNLPTGSGQVTLDSSGLGTYDVTWKARAEQAEGKTSPEELIAAAHSACFSMAFSHALGEEGKTPETVNTSADVTFQPGEGITGIKLTLRAKVPGLSEEDFQRIAEGAKTGCPVSAALTGTTITLEASLEA
- a CDS encoding VOC family protein; this encodes MVKLSSITVNAHQPQRLAEFWSEFLETDVAFEHEGFIWLKPTEGQTRLAFQQIDQPTEGRRRLHLDLTSEDPEAELARALSLGASQLEDHWAGSFHWVVLADPEGNEFCISAAE